The Strix aluco isolate bStrAlu1 chromosome 1, bStrAlu1.hap1, whole genome shotgun sequence genome has a window encoding:
- the LOC141921408 gene encoding ras-related protein Rab-10-like isoform X6, producing MKTATTKSMACIDFKVKPVTFNGTRVKLQIWDTAGQERFHTLSTSYFRGAQGFILVYDITNLDSFQSITTWMKDIHEKAGDEVDVILLGNKCDKESERVVPKQKGEKLAWEHGIPFFETSAKDNVNIEDAFSVLTNEILEKVSVEYAHCEDASCGWNEWTFCVQQSNVLSKVYSCLFGSFTLVLLQLLGPKDLS from the exons ATGAAGACAGCTACAACCAAGAGCATGGCCT gCATTGATTTTAAAGTGAAGCCAGTAACATTTAACGGTACAAGAGTTAAACTTCAAATATG GGATACTGCTGGCCAGGAACGATTCCATACACTCAGTACTAGCTATTTTCGTGGTGCACAAGGCTTTATTCTTGTATATGACATCACAAATCTGGACAGTTTTCAAAGTATAACAACCTGGATGAAAGACATACATGAG AAAGCAGGTGACGAAGTGGACGTAATACTGTTGGGCAACAAGTGTGATAAGGAGTCAGAACGTGTAGTtccaaagcagaaaggagaaaag cttgCTTGGGAACATGGAATACCCTTTTTTGAAACCAGTGCTAAAGATAATGTAAACATTGAGGATGCATTCTCAGTCTTGACTAACGAAATACTGGAAAAG GTTTCTGTAGAATATGCACACTGTGAAGATGCTTCATGCGGATGGAATGAGTGGACCTTTTGTGTTCAGCAATCAAATGTTTTATCCAAAGTTTATAGCTGTTTGTTTGGATCATTTACACTTGTGCTTTTGCAGTTATTAGGACCTAAAGATTTGAGTTAA